The stretch of DNA GTCCACCCCGGCCTGGTCATCGGGCCGTCGACAGAGATCCTGGCCGGCAACGGCAAGATCCTCACCGCCGGCGCCGTCGACTCCCACGTCCACCTGATTTGCCCGCAGCTCCTGGAGACCGCACTCGCCTCCGGCGTCACCACGGTGGTCGGTGGTGGCACCGGACCGGCAGAGGGAACCAAGGCCACCACCGTCACGCCGGGTGCCTGGAACATCCAGATGATGCTGGCTGCGCTCGACCACTGGCCCGTGAACGTGGCGCTGCTCGGCAAGGGCAACACGGTGTCAGCGGATGCGCTCCGCGAGCAATTGGTAGCCGGGGCGGCCGGATTCAAGCTCCACGAGGACTGGGGGACCACCCCCGCAGCCATCGACGCCTGCCTGCGGTCGTGCGACGAGCATGGCGTCCAGGCGGCCATCCACACCGACACGCTGAACGAGGCGGGCTACGTCGACTCGACCCTGGCCGCGATCGCCGGCCGCTCGATCCACACGTACCACACCGAGGGTGCGGGCGGCGGCCACGCCCCCGACATCATCACCGTGGTCTCCGAGCCCAACGTGCTGCCGTCGTCGACCAACCCGACGCGCCCGCACACCGTCAACACCATCGACGAGCACCTCGACATGCTCATGGTCTGCCACCACCTCAACCCGTCGGTCCCCGAGGACCTCGCGTTCGCCGAGTCGCGTATCCGCGCGACGACGATCGCCGCCGAGGACGTGCTCCATGACATCGGGGCGATCTCGATCATCGGGTCTGACTCGCAGGCGATGGGGCGCATCGGCGAGGTCGTCACCCGCACGTGGCAGACGGCCCACGTCATGAAGGAGCGACGCGGCGCGCTGCCCGGCGACGGCGCCGCCGACAACGAGCGCGTGCGCCGCTACGTCGCGAAGTACACGATCTGCCCCGCCGTGGCGCACGGCATGGACGGAGTCGTCGGGTCCGTCGAACCGGGCAAGCTCGCCGACCTCGTCGTGTGGGACCCCCGCTTCTTCGGCGTGAAGCCCGACCTCGTCATCAAGGGCGGGATGATCGCCTGGGCCGCCATGGGCGACGCGAACGCGTCGATCCCGACGCCGCAGCCCGTCCTGCCCCGCCCCATGTTCGGCGCCGCGCCGGCGGTGGCCGCCGACGCGAGCCTCGCCTTCGTGAGCCCCGCGGCGATCGAGGGCGGCCTGGCCGAGCGAGCGGGCCTGCGCCGGCCGCTGGTCGCCCAGGCCGACGTCCGGGCGCTCGCGAAGTGGGACCTGCCGGGCAACGGCGCGTGCCCGGACATCGCCGTCGACGCCGACACGTTCGCCGTCACCATCGACGGGGACCCGGTCGAGGTCGCGCCGGCGAGCGTGCTGCCGCTCGCCCAGCGCTACTTCCTGTTCTGATGCGGGCCGCGCTGCTGCTCCTCGCCGACGGCCGCGCGCCCGCGGGGGCATCCGCGCACTCGTTCGGCCTCGAGTCGGCCGTGGAGGACGGGGACGTCGGTGACGTGCGCAGCCTCGCCGCCTTCGTCGAGGCGAGGCTCCGCACGGCGGGGCTCGTCGAGGCGTGCTTCGCCGCGGCGGTCGGTGTCCGCTTCGCGGTGAGCGAGGACCTGCCGACGGTGCTCGACGTCGCCGACGCCGAGTACGGCGCCCGCGTCGCCTCCCCGGCGCTCGCCGCGCGCTCCCGCGACCTCGGGCGCTACCTGCTGCGCCTCGCGTCGGCGGCCTGGCCCGCGCCGGCGCTCGCGGCCGCGGGGCGCGCACGCCCCGCGGGGTGGCACCAGCCGGTCGCCCTCGGACTCGCGGCCGCCTGCGCCGGGGTCGGGCCGCGCGACGCGGCGAGCTGCGCCCTGCACGGGCTCGCCGCCGGCATCGCGTCGGCGGGGGTCCGCCTGCTCGGCCTCGACCCCGTCGCGGTCCACGCCGCGCAGGCGCGCCTGTCCCCCGCGTGCGACGCCCTCGCCGCCGAGGCGGCCACATGCGCCTCCGGCCCCCTGGCCGACCTGCCCGCGTGGTCCTGCCCCCTCGTCGACGTGCGGGCCGAGCGGCACGCGGCCTC from Egibacteraceae bacterium encodes:
- the ureC gene encoding urease subunit alpha; protein product: VHPGLVIGPSTEILAGNGKILTAGAVDSHVHLICPQLLETALASGVTTVVGGGTGPAEGTKATTVTPGAWNIQMMLAALDHWPVNVALLGKGNTVSADALREQLVAGAAGFKLHEDWGTTPAAIDACLRSCDEHGVQAAIHTDTLNEAGYVDSTLAAIAGRSIHTYHTEGAGGGHAPDIITVVSEPNVLPSSTNPTRPHTVNTIDEHLDMLMVCHHLNPSVPEDLAFAESRIRATTIAAEDVLHDIGAISIIGSDSQAMGRIGEVVTRTWQTAHVMKERRGALPGDGAADNERVRRYVAKYTICPAVAHGMDGVVGSVEPGKLADLVVWDPRFFGVKPDLVIKGGMIAWAAMGDANASIPTPQPVLPRPMFGAAPAVAADASLAFVSPAAIEGGLAERAGLRRPLVAQADVRALAKWDLPGNGACPDIAVDADTFAVTIDGDPVEVAPASVLPLAQRYFLF
- a CDS encoding urease accessory UreF family protein, which gives rise to MRAALLLLADGRAPAGASAHSFGLESAVEDGDVGDVRSLAAFVEARLRTAGLVEACFAAAVGVRFAVSEDLPTVLDVADAEYGARVASPALAARSRDLGRYLLRLASAAWPAPALAAAGRARPAGWHQPVALGLAAACAGVGPRDAASCALHGLAAGIASAGVRLLGLDPVAVHAAQARLSPACDALAAEAATCASGPLADLPAWSCPLVDVRAERHAASPTPRLFAS